In Candidatus Binatia bacterium, the DNA window GCGAGCCCGACAGCCGCTCCGGTCGATAGGAGGTCCATTCGCGCCTGCCTGCTCACCCGTGCGCGCAACCCGCGCACGAGCGGCTTCCCTGCCTCGAAGCTGCGCGCGCACTCTTGATCGTCGTGCAGATACGTACCGCGGCCACCGCGCTCCCGCCACTCGAGGCCGCCGCGGGCGTCGAGCGCGATGCGGCGCAGAGCGCTGCGTGGCGCGCGCCGGCCGCAGCCGGCGCAGGTTCGGATCGGTACGTGTCCCCTCGTCAAGCTTCGTCCTCGCTCCGACTCTCCGCTTCGGCCGGAGCCTCGGCGAGCTCCGCGCCGGTGTCGCCGCCGTCGAGGTCCGGAATCAGCTCGCCGCCCTCGAGGGCCGCCTCGGCCTCGGCCTCGCGCGCCGCCGCCGCCTCGCGCTCGGCCTGCGCCTCGAGCTCGCGCTTCTCGGCGACGTGCTGGCGCGCCGACTCGACGATGCCGACCGCACGCTCGGGACCAATGCCCTCGACCTCGGCGATCGACTCGGGATCCGACTCCGCGACCTCCTCGGCCGACTTGAAGCCGTGCTGCATCAGCAGCTCGGCGGTCACGTCGCTCACGCCGGGGATGGCGGTCAGCGAGGCGCGGGCGCGACGCGCCTCCTCGTCGGCCTCCGACTCGCCGCGGACGTCGAGACGCCAGCCGGTGAGGCGCGACGCGAGCGTCACGTTCTGGCCCTTCTTGCCGATCGCGAGCGAGAGCTGATCGTCGGGGACGATCACCTCCATCGCGTGCTCTTCCTCGTCGATGATGATCTTCGACACCTTCGCCGGCGCGAGCGCGCGACAGACGAACTCGGCGGGATCCGGCGTCCAGTGGATGATGTCGATCTTCTCGCCGCGCAGCTCCTGCACGACCGCCTGGACGCGCGTGCCGCGCATGCCGACGCAGGCGCCGACCGGGTCGACGTCGCGGTCGTGCGAGATCACCGCGATCTTGGCGCGGCCGCCGGGCTCGCGCACGGCGGCCTTCACCTCGACGATGCCCTCGTAGATCTCGGGCACCTCCTGGCGGAAGAGCTCGATGAGCAGGTTCGGGTGCGTGCGCGACAGGATGATCTGCGGGCCCTTGGCCGTCAGGTCGACGTCGTAGATGTAGGCGCGGATCCGGTCACCCTGACGGTAGCGCTCGCGCGGGATCTGCTCCTTCTCCGGCAGGATCGCGTCGGTGCGCCCCAGGTTGACGATGATGTTCTTCTTCTCGAAGCGCTGCACGATGCCCGAGAAGATCTCGCCCTTGCGATCCTTGAACTCGTTGTAGATCAGCTCGCGCTCGGCGTCGCGAACCTTCTGGATGATCGCCTGCTTCGCGGCCTGCGCGGCGATGCGGCCGTCCGGACGCGGCAGCTTGGCGAGGAACTCGTCACCGATCTCGGCTTCCTCGTCGTACTCGCGGCGCGCCTGCTCGAGCGTGATCTCGCTGTCGGGCTCGTTGACGACGTCGACCACCCGCTTGATCTCGAACAGCTCGACCTCGCCGATCTCCGGGTTGTACTTGGCTTCGATCTGGCGGGTCGGACCGTACTGCCGACGAGCGGCCTGCAGCATGGCGCCTTCGATCGCTTCGATGATGACGTCGCGATCGATCTGCTTCTCCTTGCTGACCTGCTCGATCACGCGGCTGAGCTGAACATCCATGGTGGCTCCCCTCCTGGGTCTCCTCAGGATCGCCCACCGCGCAACTCGGCATCGAAGTCGTGCTCGTAGTGCGCCCGCTCGATGGAGCGGAACGGCACCTTCACACGACCCTGCGTCTCGTCCTCGATCTCGATGCCTTCGCTCGAGGCCGAGAGCAGGCGGCCGAAGAAGTTACGCGAGCCAGCGATGGGTGTGGTCGTGCGCACGCGGATCGACTTGCCGCAGAAGCGCTCGAAGTCGACCTGCTTGCGCAGCCGGCGGTTGATACCGGGGGATGAGCACTCGAGGGTGTAGGAACCGGGGACGGCGTCGTGGGCGTCGAGCAGCGTGCTCACCTCGCGGCTGAACGAGGCGAGGTCGTCGAGGCTGATGCCGCCGGGACGGTCGAGATACACCCGCAGAACGGATCGCCGGCCCTTCGGCTGGAACTCGACGTCGACCAGGTCGAGCCCGCGCTCACACGCGATCGGCTCCACCAGATCGGCGACCTTGTCGGCGACGTTCGTGCGCATACACCCTGCCCCCGGCCATCCATCTGCGACCCGCGTTCGTTCGGAAACATCTGTACCCAGAAACAAAAAAAGCGGGCGGGGGCCCACTTTTTGGACGGCCGAAGGTAGGCGGTTCTGTAACACGGCCCTGATCGCGCAGCAAGCAAGCGATCCGGCGGGGAAATCGTCGCAGAGGCTCGGGCGAGCGCCGAGAGGCCCGGCGCTCAAGCGTCGCGGTACATCTCCTGGATCAGGTCGGCGTAGCGCGCCTCGATCACCTTGCGCTTGATCTTGAGCGACGGCGTCAGCTCGCCGTTCTGCTCCGAGAGCTCGCCCGGCAGCAGCCGGAAGTACTTGATGCTCTCGAACGAGGCGAGCTTGCGGTTCACCTCGGCGACCTGGGCCTCGACCAGCTGCAGCACCTCCGGGTGGCGGACGAGCTCGTCGCGCCGCCCCTGATCGATGCCGAGCTTGGCGTGCATCTGCAGCGCGGTCTCCTCGTCGATCGCGAGCAGCGCCGTGACGTACTTGCGGTTGTTGCCGATCACGATCGCCTGGCTGATGTGCGGCCGGGTCTTGAGCAGGTTCTCGATCTTCTGCGGCGCGACGTACTTGCCGCCTGAGGTCTTGATCAGGTCCTTCTTGCGGTCGGTGATGCGCAGGAAGCCGTCGCTGTCGAACTCGCCGATGTCGCCGGTGTGGAACCAGCCGTCGGCGTCCCACGCGGCGGCGGTCTCCTCGGGACGCTTGTAGTAGCCCTGCGCGACGTTCGGACCCTTGGCGTAGATCTCGCCGTCGGGCGCGATCGTGATCTGGCAGCCGGGGATCGGCTTGCCGACGGTGCCGAACTTGTAGTCGTCGATCCGGTTGATGGTCAGCGCCGGCGTGGTCTCGGTCAGGCCGTAGCCCTCGAGGATCAGCAGCTCGAAGGCGTGGAAGAACTCGAGGATCTCGCGCGCGATCGGCGACGCCCCCGACACCATGACGCGCACGCGTCCGCCGAGCAGCTCCTGCACGCGCGAGAACACGAGCTTGCGCGCGACCAGGTTCAGCGCCTGCAGCCAGATCGGCACCGGCTCCCGCGCCTGCTCGTACGTGCTGCGCTGACGACCGATGTCGAGCGCCCAGTCGAAGATCTGCTGCTTGAGCGGGCTCGAGTCCTGACGCGTCGCCTGGATGCGCGCGTAGATCTTCTCGTAGATGCGCGGCACCGCTGGGATGACCGTCGGCTTGGTCGCCGCGATGTCCTGCTGCAGGGTGTCGATGCTGCGCGCGAACGCCGTCAAGCTGCCGACGTAGATGCCGTAGTACGCGATGAAGCGCGCGAACGAGTGCGCGAGCGGCAGGAAGAAGAAGTCGACGTCGTCGGGCTCGACGAGCGCGATGGTCGACACGTTCTCGACCATCGACAGGTGGTTGTTCTGCGTCTGCACGACGCCCTTCGGCGAGCCGGTCGTGCCCGAGGTGTAGACGATGGTCGCGAGGTCGTCGCGCTGGATCGCGGCGACGCGCCGGTCGACCTCGGCGAGCGCCGCGCGATCTTCGCGTCCGCGGCGCCGCAGCTCCTGGAGCGTGATCACGTCCTCGGCGCCGCCCGCGTCGCCTTGCATGAGCAGGATGCGGTCGAGGCGCAGCGGCGCGCGGCTGCCGTCGTCGAGCTCGACGCCGTTCGCGAGCGCTTCGCGGACCTTGGCGAGCGGCTTCTCGCCGTCGACCCACACCATGCGCGACTCGGAGTCGAGCATGATGAAGCCCGCCTCGTTGGCGAGGTTCGAGTGGTAGATCGGAATCGGGATCCCGCCCGCGGCCTGGATCGCGAGGTCGATCTCGACCCACTCGGGACAGGTCGCGGCGAAGATCGCGACGCGGTCGCCGCGCTCGATGCCGAGGCCGATCAGACCGGCCGCGATCTCGCGCACCGCCTGCTCCATCGTCCGCCAGTCGACGTCGACCCAGCGGCCGTCGCGGTGGACGCGGTACCGCGGCCGGTCGGCCCACTTCGCGGCCCGCGCGAAGAACATCTGCGGAAGGCTCTGGAACTTCTCGATCTCGACGGTTCGCTCCATGCTCCCTCCGTTCCCCGCGGGCGCATGCGCCGCGGTGTCAGTCGCCGGACGGCTTCGAGTTGCTCATCCGGTCGTGCAGCGTTTCGAGGTCGACGACCTCGTAGGTTTTGCGCCCGCTCGGCGTCTGCACGACGACCTCGTCGCCGGGGGCCTTGTTCATCAGCGCCTGGCCGATCGGCGCGCTGACCGAGATCATCCCGGCCGACGCGTCGATCTCCTCCGGAAAGACGAGCTGGTACTGCACGCGCTCGCCCGTATCGACGTCTTCGAGCGTGACCTTGCTGCCGTAGGAGATCTTGTCGCGGGGAATGCGCGCGAGGCTGTACATCGACAGCTCGCGCAGGCGCGCCTGCGTCTGGCCGATGCGCGCACGCAGGACGCCTTGACGGTGCTTCGCCGCCTCGTACTCCGCGTTCTCGCGCAGGTCGCCGTGGGCGCGCGCTTCCTCGAGGCGCGCCGGCAGGTCCTGCGAGAGCTCGCGCTGCAGCTCCGCTAGCTCACGTTTGAGACGCTCGACGATCGGTAGCTCCATCTAGTCCTTTCCCTTGCGCGTCTTGGCGTGGTTGCGCAACCGTGCTGCGTATCCCGCGCGCGAGCGGAACGCACGCGCGCGGCACGTCGACGGGTGACCGGGCGGTCAGTTGCGCCCGATCAGCTCGTTGGCCGCGCGGCGGTGGTGCTCGGCCGAGTACGACACCGCGGCGCGCGCCAACCACGACTCGATCTCGTCACGAAACGGAATCTGGCCCGTGAGGAACCAGTACATCGTGACGGCCCCTACCGCGACGCCAACGATAAAGCGCAACATCGCCCTCTCCCCGCCCCGAGGACCGCGAAGAAAGGAATTGTCTTCGCTGCCCTGGTCTTGCCCCCGCTGTCGGGATTAGGCCGACAGCGTTGGCCATCCTAGACCTTTTGCTGACGCTTCTCTACCCACCGCGCTGCGCGGGCTGCCTGCGGGAGCTGCGCCGGACACCGCCCTGCGGCTTGTGCCGCGGCTGCGTCGCCGAGCTCGCCGGGATCGACGCCGCCTGCCGTCGCTGCGGCGAGCCGGGCGTGACGTCGCTCTGTAGCGTCTGCCGCCGCACACCGCCGCCGTTCGGACGCGCGCGGGCCTGCTTCCTCTACGTCGAGGGTGGTCTCTCGAGCGCGCTCGTCACGCGCTGGAAGTTCCACCGCGACCACGTGGCCGGCGCGAGCCTCGCCCGACTCCTCGCCGCGCACAGGCAGCGGGACGGCGAATGCTATGACGTCGTCGTGCCCGTGCCGCTGCACCGCTCGCGCCTCGCGGGTCGGGGCTTCAACCAGTCCGCGCTCCTGGCACGCGCCGCGCGCCTGCCGGGCGAGCGCCTCGGCATCGACGCGCTCGCGCGCACCGTCGCGACGCCGCACCAGCTCGCGCTCGGGCGCGGCGCGCGAACCGGCAACGTCCGCGCCGCGTTCGCGGTCCGCGATGCCGCGGCCGTGCGCGGATGCTCGGTCCTGCTCGTCGACGACGTCCTCACCACCGGCGCGACCGCCGCCGCGTGCGCGCGCGCGCTGCTCGACGCCGGCGCCGCGCGCGTCGACGTGTGGACGCTCGCGCGCACGCCGCGTCCAGCGCACTGGACGCTCGACGTCGCGTCGCGTGCCCAGATCGCGAGCGTTGCCTCATGAGCGGGCGCGAGGAGTGGGAGCGGCGCCACCGCGCGCGCCCCGAGCGCGGCGCGCCGTCGGAGTTCGTCGCGCGCCACGTCGCGCGGCTGGCGCATACCTCGGCGGGCGGAGCGGCGCTCGACGTCGCATGCGGCGCCGGTCGGCACAGCGCGCTGCTCGTCGAGCACGGCTTTCGCACGTTCGCGCTGGATCGATCCGTTGCCGCGTGCAAGCGCGTCGCGGCGGAGATTCCGGGCGTCGTCGCCGTCGTCGGCGACGCGCTCGCGCTGCCGTTCGCGGACGCGCGCTTCGCGGTGATCGTCGTGACGTCGTTCCTCGAGCGCGCGATCTTCCCCCGGCTGCTCGACCTGCTCGCGCCGGGCGGCCTGCTTCTTGCGGAGACCTTCCTCGTCGCGCAGCACGACGCGACGGGTC includes these proteins:
- the greA gene encoding transcription elongation factor GreA, which gives rise to MELPIVERLKRELAELQRELSQDLPARLEEARAHGDLRENAEYEAAKHRQGVLRARIGQTQARLRELSMYSLARIPRDKISYGSKVTLEDVDTGERVQYQLVFPEEIDASAGMISVSAPIGQALMNKAPGDEVVVQTPSGRKTYEVVDLETLHDRMSNSKPSGD
- the rimP gene encoding ribosome maturation factor RimP, whose product is MRTNVADKVADLVEPIACERGLDLVDVEFQPKGRRSVLRVYLDRPGGISLDDLASFSREVSTLLDAHDAVPGSYTLECSSPGINRRLRKQVDFERFCGKSIRVRTTTPIAGSRNFFGRLLSASSEGIEIEDETQGRVKVPFRSIERAHYEHDFDAELRGGRS
- a CDS encoding methyltransferase domain-containing protein, whose amino-acid sequence is MSGREEWERRHRARPERGAPSEFVARHVARLAHTSAGGAALDVACGAGRHSALLVEHGFRTFALDRSVAACKRVAAEIPGVVAVVGDALALPFADARFAVIVVTSFLERAIFPRLLDLLAPGGLLLAETFLVAQHDATGHPRREWCLAPGELVKLCTTSGRRVAVVDAREGPVATPGGTQHLASVAVASVINLPTG
- a CDS encoding long-chain fatty acid--CoA ligase — protein: MERTVEIEKFQSLPQMFFARAAKWADRPRYRVHRDGRWVDVDWRTMEQAVREIAAGLIGLGIERGDRVAIFAATCPEWVEIDLAIQAAGGIPIPIYHSNLANEAGFIMLDSESRMVWVDGEKPLAKVREALANGVELDDGSRAPLRLDRILLMQGDAGGAEDVITLQELRRRGREDRAALAEVDRRVAAIQRDDLATIVYTSGTTGSPKGVVQTQNNHLSMVENVSTIALVEPDDVDFFFLPLAHSFARFIAYYGIYVGSLTAFARSIDTLQQDIAATKPTVIPAVPRIYEKIYARIQATRQDSSPLKQQIFDWALDIGRQRSTYEQAREPVPIWLQALNLVARKLVFSRVQELLGGRVRVMVSGASPIAREILEFFHAFELLILEGYGLTETTPALTINRIDDYKFGTVGKPIPGCQITIAPDGEIYAKGPNVAQGYYKRPEETAAAWDADGWFHTGDIGEFDSDGFLRITDRKKDLIKTSGGKYVAPQKIENLLKTRPHISQAIVIGNNRKYVTALLAIDEETALQMHAKLGIDQGRRDELVRHPEVLQLVEAQVAEVNRKLASFESIKYFRLLPGELSEQNGELTPSLKIKRKVIEARYADLIQEMYRDA
- a CDS encoding phosphoribosyltransferase family protein, with the translated sequence MAILDLLLTLLYPPRCAGCLRELRRTPPCGLCRGCVAELAGIDAACRRCGEPGVTSLCSVCRRTPPPFGRARACFLYVEGGLSSALVTRWKFHRDHVAGASLARLLAAHRQRDGECYDVVVPVPLHRSRLAGRGFNQSALLARAARLPGERLGIDALARTVATPHQLALGRGARTGNVRAAFAVRDAAAVRGCSVLLVDDVLTTGATAAACARALLDAGAARVDVWTLARTPRPAHWTLDVASRAQIASVAS
- the nusA gene encoding transcription termination factor NusA yields the protein MDVQLSRVIEQVSKEKQIDRDVIIEAIEGAMLQAARRQYGPTRQIEAKYNPEIGEVELFEIKRVVDVVNEPDSEITLEQARREYDEEAEIGDEFLAKLPRPDGRIAAQAAKQAIIQKVRDAERELIYNEFKDRKGEIFSGIVQRFEKKNIIVNLGRTDAILPEKEQIPRERYRQGDRIRAYIYDVDLTAKGPQIILSRTHPNLLIELFRQEVPEIYEGIVEVKAAVREPGGRAKIAVISHDRDVDPVGACVGMRGTRVQAVVQELRGEKIDIIHWTPDPAEFVCRALAPAKVSKIIIDEEEHAMEVIVPDDQLSLAIGKKGQNVTLASRLTGWRLDVRGESEADEEARRARASLTAIPGVSDVTAELLMQHGFKSAEEVAESDPESIAEVEGIGPERAVGIVESARQHVAEKRELEAQAEREAAAAREAEAEAALEGGELIPDLDGGDTGAELAEAPAEAESRSEDEA